The following coding sequences are from one Streptomyces sp. NBC_01294 window:
- a CDS encoding sigma-70 family RNA polymerase sigma factor, with translation MATRAVARRKSTSSARAEGGEIADRDLVGMYLDEIARTPLLDAAKEVELSQIIEAGVYAQQILDGAIERDGDTPAREELEALAADGARAKEVFIRSNLRLVVAVARRYPRSGLPLLDLVQEGNAGLVRAVEKFDYAKGFKFSTYATWWIRQAITRSIADQSRTIRLPVHLVEELGRIRRVQREFNRENGRDPEHAEVAAELDTTEKRVGDVLDWARDPVSLNMAVDDNGDTQFGDLLEDTSAISPEQSVLSLLRSEELEDLLGKLDQRTASIIKMRYGIDDGRERTLTEVGKQHGLTRERIRQIEKHALLELKRMARDTGFDAVA, from the coding sequence ATGGCAACCCGCGCCGTCGCCCGTCGTAAGTCCACGAGCAGCGCACGCGCTGAGGGCGGGGAGATCGCAGACCGCGACCTGGTCGGCATGTACCTGGACGAGATCGCGCGCACCCCGCTGCTCGACGCCGCCAAGGAAGTGGAGCTCTCCCAGATCATCGAGGCGGGCGTGTACGCCCAGCAGATCCTCGACGGCGCGATAGAGCGCGACGGGGACACCCCGGCCCGCGAGGAGCTGGAGGCGCTGGCCGCCGACGGCGCTCGCGCCAAGGAAGTCTTCATCCGCTCGAACCTCCGCCTCGTCGTGGCCGTCGCCCGCCGCTACCCGCGCAGCGGCCTGCCGCTCCTCGACCTGGTCCAGGAGGGCAACGCCGGCCTGGTCCGCGCGGTCGAGAAGTTCGACTACGCCAAGGGCTTCAAGTTCTCCACGTATGCCACGTGGTGGATCCGCCAGGCGATCACCCGCTCCATTGCGGACCAGTCCCGCACCATCCGCCTCCCCGTCCACCTGGTCGAGGAACTCGGCCGGATCCGCCGAGTCCAGCGCGAGTTCAACCGCGAGAACGGCCGCGACCCGGAGCACGCCGAGGTCGCCGCCGAGCTGGACACGACGGAGAAGCGCGTCGGCGACGTCCTGGACTGGGCGCGCGACCCGGTCAGCCTCAACATGGCGGTCGACGACAACGGCGACACCCAGTTCGGTGACCTCCTGGAGGACACCTCGGCGATCTCGCCCGAGCAGTCCGTGCTCTCGCTGCTGCGCAGCGAGGAGCTGGAGGACCTGCTCGGCAAGCTCGACCAGCGCACCGCGTCCATCATCAAGATGCGGTACGGCATCGACGACGGCCGCGAGCGGACGCTGACCGAGGTCGGCAAGCAGCACGGCCTGACCCGCGAGCGGATCCGCCAGATCGAGAAGCACGCCCTGCTGGAACTGAAGCGGATGGCGCGCGACACGGGCTTCGACGCGGTGGCCTGA